Proteins encoded within one genomic window of Posidoniimonas corsicana:
- a CDS encoding Rho termination factor N-terminal domain-containing protein → MPPAWSDKDERQYEHIKQNAQQRGKSEERAEEIAARTVNKQRRSEGRTPNKTTQGTGNPNTGLEDRTVDELRNRAAELQIEGRSKMNKQELVDAIRSKN, encoded by the coding sequence ATGCCCCCCGCCTGGAGTGACAAAGACGAACGCCAGTACGAGCACATCAAGCAGAATGCTCAGCAGCGCGGCAAGAGCGAGGAACGTGCCGAAGAGATTGCCGCCCGCACGGTGAACAAGCAGCGGCGCAGTGAGGGCCGGACGCCGAACAAGACGACCCAAGGTACCGGCAACCCTAACACGGGGCTTGAGGACCGGACCGTCGACGAGCTCCGCAACCGCGCTGCTGAGCTGCAGATCGAGGGGCGGAGCAAGATGAACAAGCAGGAGCTGGTCGACGCGATCCGCAGTAAGAATTAG